ATTAATAATGTTGGCATAATACTTTGTTATTCTACAGGGGGAAGGAAGTATCAGATAAAGGGTTGTGCTGGTAAGGGTGGGTTTGCACAAGTATACAAGGCCTGTATGTTAAGTAATGCTGACGAGGTTGTTGCCTTAAAGGTGGTTCAGACTTATACATCTCTGTTCATCAATACcaagctttgttttatttttgaggAGTCATTTCTAACATACATGACTCTGGCAGATTCAAAAGCCTCCATTCCCATGGGAGTTCTACATGTATCGCCAACTTGATAAGAGGATCCTCGAAAATGATGTACATATTCCTgttcttttcatatttatttattagagATGGCAAACGcagatagagagagagagagaggggggggggggggggttgacAGTTAACTTGGTGGTGTAGGTTAAATGGCCTTGATCTGGTGGACCTGAAACCTTTTTTAGCCAAAGCTAATAAAAGTTACAAGAGAGAAGGAGGGGGGGACAGTTAACTTGGTGGTGTAGGTTAAATGGCCCTGATCTGGTTGACCTGAAACCTTTTTTAGCCAAAGCTAATAAAAGTTACAATAAGATTCTTGTGTGTAATATATAATgacaattatattaattatctaaGTTTTTTCAATAACGTTGTCTAGGATGTTTTAAGCATTAAATACACTTGTGTCACTATTTTACTCTTTCAGCCCATTCGAACTGTTTGTTTTTTGAACTAATCTATTGTGTTTACCTGTTTGATCTTTTACACCCAAATCAATCCATTTATTGAAATTTTGACCTCTATTACTTATCGTTAGGGTAAGTAATTGCTGCTTATTTCCACTTGTTTCTTGCCAGAGGGTGTGCTTTGGATATGCTCATAGATTGCACCTCTATTCAGACTACAGCATTCTTGTTTCAGATTTTTTAGCTCATGGGACACTTTTGGTGAGTTCAGGAAATTATATAGTTGTTCTTTTCTTAGCGATATACTATTCTTTATATTCACACTGATTGAGCAAGTTTGTCTAGGATGCCATAAATACCTACGCGTGTACTGGTACCTCCATGGATGAAGTTCTGTGTATATATTACACCATAGAGATGCTCTCAATGCTTGAAAGTCTGCATTGTAATGGGATCATTCATGGTGATGTTAAGCCTGACAATCTCTTGATGCGCTATGCTAGGTAAAACAAGCTTTAGAATAGTTGTTGAAAGTTctgttatattttattgttataaGATCTCTTAAAGTAATTATACGTGTGTCACTATAAGTGCATCCCTAATGGCTAAGTTTTTCACTAAAAGCTTTTCGTCAATAGTCTTTCATATTGCTTACCCTTTAATGGAAAAAGCTTTTTAAAGGGCTTTTGAAAGCTTTATGAAGAGAGTGCGTTCATATCAACCAATTCTCGACCTAATAGTAAAATGCTTTCCAACAACCTCCCATAGGTGATGTTTTAAATGAGTTTGTACCAAAGTCAGCCAAATTAGTATTTGTGATATCTGCTATGGGTCTCAGTTCTTGAGTTTTATAGACTGTTTCTTGGTTTGGTCCATGGTgcatgatattttaaaaaatgtttgtgtATTGTAATTTTGTCCAGTTCAGTTTAGTTTTGTCTTGATGaacacttgagcacaagttACATGCTCCTTAGATCTCAGCATAATCATACAGGCTATACCTTTTGGCAGGCGTGATCTAATAGAAGATGAGTTTCAGACCCGTACTGGTTCTTGGCATGAACAGGTTATAGTTACATTTAACCACTAAGGATGGCTTTTTCATAGGTCAGACACTGTTCTTATATAGCTTCGTAATTGGTTTTAGCAGGGACTGTGCCTTGTTGACTGGGGTAGAGGAATAGACCTCCGCCTATTTCCTAACAAGATAAAGTTCAATGGAGATTGTCGAACGTCCGGTTTTCGTTGTTTACAAATGCAAGAGAATAGGCCGTGGACATATCAGGCATGTTTGCAGTAGTGACCATGCCACATTGTGTTGTGCTAATGTGAGCTCACATTAACAACTGTTTGACTTTTTGATAGGTTGATACTTATGGCCTTTGTGTCATTGTTCATCTGATGCTTCACAATTCTTATAATATGGAGATTGAGAAGAAAGCATCTGCTGATGGTGGCTACTCATATCAACCTAAATCTCCTTTCAAACGGTATCTGTTTCTATTACCATTTTCTTCCATGTTTCTGAAAGAACTGTTATTCAGGTTTAACTTGTTCTCCTTTACTGATATGGCTGCTTACACAGttaaagaaataaaacatgAGGAACGGATATCCAAATTTGCCACAACTACTTGTAATAAATCTATTAACACTTAGATGCAACGAACACACATCAAGATATTAGAGCCTAAAAGTTACGTCAGTATATCACCATAACATAAGGTGTAATTAGGAGGTCACAAGATGCATGTGTTGTATGTGTCTTCAATTGTATGTATTGGTTACGAGATAGAGagaacatataaaagaaaaatgaatcaaTAACTTTCCTTGTTTTTGATGTTAACAGATACCAAAAAGTTGAACTTTGGAGAAAACTTTTCACAGATTTACTTAACAATGATAATGATGAGGAGCATTTGAAGATATTGGGAAATTTAAGGACATCCTTCCAGGACTACATGTGCTCAAATCCTCATTTGATTAAACAGCTAAAGAAGTCACTCACAAAGCAAAGAATTTCAATGTGTTCCTCCTAGTTCCAACTtcccatatatattttaacttgAAACTTACATATTATGAGTAATAGTATGAGTCGACTCGAGATATCCAATTTGCACATTCTACTAGCATACATGCTTCATGTTATTGTATAGTTAAACATTTTAAAGCATGTTTAGTGGTGAAGGGCAAAAATGATGGTGTGATGATCATCAcctattttgttatttgtgatcCATATCCCCAATGTTGTACCTGATTCATGTATTTATCTCGAATGGAGGAATGCTTGAATTGAATGTGCAATAATTCGTATTTTACTGCTTTACTGGTTTTAGACCATGTAAACAGACACGGATATAGTTACCTAGGAGGAATACTAAGTCACTAATAAATTTTTCAACGACTGATATAATTACCTCGCATAGCTATGACGTAGTAATTATGTAAGACCAAGTTAAATATGACTTACTGACATAGGTATGAAATCATTAAGCATTACTGTGATGatgttatagttttatatttcCAATTAAATCGAacgaaaaaaattcaaataatattTGTTACTtgataataactaaaaatagcAAATCATTGTCTTCAAAAGTTAAAGGACGTATTAACGTTTATTTGGAATGATAaattcttcatattttttacttaacaaaatGATTTTCTCATCAATCttgtataaatatcatatttatccaattaaaaattcaaataacaaaaatgccatttttaaacttaaaatatatcaaaaaggcccaaatgattaaatttaatgaaaacaaacattaaaatcctttaaaactataaataacaTTTGCTATTTACTATTATACCCtcattttgttaatataaatcTTGAATCTGCTCCCAGCTGAACAATTCCAAAAGTccatttgtaattttgtatcatTATCTACTATAATAaaggaactagttaattaacctgggttcaacccgggcataTTAATGTATTCACCATTGAAATTACAAGAATATTAATCGGGCCTATTCCTAAATACCTATGCGATAACttacaaaaacattttttaggttttaataatcaaaatgCATATAGTTATCTTccaggtttttttatttttttttatcaaatatactTATTGTGCGgaaacaacaaacataaatatattactcaTAACCTTTGAATAATATACcttatgtttcaaataaatatatttaacttaTTAACCCGTATAATATGTAGACAACTTAAAAAGTCTGTTATGATAAATCtatttagataataaaaattttaaaaatcataaataataataataataataataataataataataataataagaataataacaataataaaaataaaatttaagaaagAAAGAGTTTTATGACATCAcaaataagttttaaaaaaaaaacaaatctctaagaaaaaaatatagagatgac
The sequence above is drawn from the Erigeron canadensis isolate Cc75 chromosome 4, C_canadensis_v1, whole genome shotgun sequence genome and encodes:
- the LOC122597759 gene encoding mitotic checkpoint serine/threonine-protein kinase BUB1 isoform X2, translating into MAEDPLLPHLWSIKSALEDLPKKEADLQQLVDHCIQSFKSNPLYQNDIRFLKIWLIYIDLSPEYEAAFREMEEYKICLDKSLLYESYALLLESKGMMREAHLVYQSGISRNAEPTGRLKKAHVCFLERMQAIVDACSLPKTDGRSTLENGCQNPWSILIIKNLLHKMNDQITKYEGYHASSKCYSGKVALSSLHKSVRNRVIEIGGRKYQIKGCAGKGGFAQVYKACMLSNADEIQKPPFPWEFYMYRQLDKRILENDRVCFGYAHRLHLYSDYSILVSDFLAHGTLLDAINTYACTGTSMDEVLCIYYTIEMLSMLESLHCNGIIHGDVKPDNLLMRYARRDLIEDEFQTRTGSWHEQGLCLVDWGRGIDLRLFPNKIKFNGDCRTSGFRCLQMQENRPWTYQVDTYGLCVIVHLMLHNSYNMEIEKKASADGGYSYQPKSPFKRYQKVELWRKLFTDLLNNDNDEEHLKILGNLRTSFQDYMCSNPHLIKQLKKSLTKQRISMCSS
- the LOC122597759 gene encoding mitotic checkpoint serine/threonine-protein kinase BUB1 isoform X1, with the translated sequence MAEDPLLPHLWSIKSALEDLPKKEADLQQLVDHCIQSFKSNPLYQNDIRFLKIWLIYIDLSPEYEAAFREMEEYKICLDKSLLYESYALLLESKGMMREAHLVYQSGISRNAEPTGRLKKAHVCFLERMQAIVDACSLPKTDGRSTLENGCQNPWSILIIKNLLHKMNDQITKYEGYHASSKCYSGKVALSSLHKSVRNRVIEIGGRKYQIKGCAGKGGFAQVYKACMLSNADEVVALKIQKPPFPWEFYMYRQLDKRILENDRVCFGYAHRLHLYSDYSILVSDFLAHGTLLDAINTYACTGTSMDEVLCIYYTIEMLSMLESLHCNGIIHGDVKPDNLLMRYARRDLIEDEFQTRTGSWHEQGLCLVDWGRGIDLRLFPNKIKFNGDCRTSGFRCLQMQENRPWTYQVDTYGLCVIVHLMLHNSYNMEIEKKASADGGYSYQPKSPFKRYQKVELWRKLFTDLLNNDNDEEHLKILGNLRTSFQDYMCSNPHLIKQLKKSLTKQRISMCSS